A portion of the Sulfuricurvum kujiense DSM 16994 genome contains these proteins:
- a CDS encoding ArsS family sensor histidine kinase, which translates to MIKNNAVLATVVFAMAVTVSSVSYTFYQLYENNRAKHIDNIFSKHSLISQIYHTYLVKQISQPIFEANLALYNLDEVLDHHAYEAIVRYGKVLKSDGNTADDLMQDFSLPSSSFDTHVSQQVITSMIEYQGNIYFWVESARHSMLLEDRSIEPYHPVNLISAYGTLMMILLTSFALIIYRLRPLRHLRKQIARFGEGDMGVRFRISGSDEIALIANELDSTQNKIRALIEARTLFLRNIMHELKTPIAKGRIVATMLSDEKQRGRFEGIFERLESLIGEFALIEEIASGNQHHQKSEYRLIDIIDGAIDLAMVEYDAVERNIDASIKVEVDYRLFVTAAKNLIDNAIKYSPEKKMRIWTEEGEIIFANTGEVLKHPLGYYIEPFTKEAPTKDSFGLGLYIVDAILKEHDYILAYERRGEYNCFICVPAKIKRR; encoded by the coding sequence ATGATTAAAAATAATGCGGTTCTGGCTACCGTCGTATTTGCCATGGCGGTGACCGTATCGAGTGTCAGCTATACGTTTTACCAGCTTTATGAAAACAACCGTGCGAAACATATCGACAACATCTTCAGCAAGCACTCCCTTATCAGTCAGATCTATCATACCTATTTGGTAAAACAGATATCCCAGCCGATATTTGAAGCCAATTTGGCACTGTACAATTTGGATGAAGTGTTAGATCATCATGCGTATGAAGCAATTGTCCGTTACGGAAAAGTACTTAAAAGTGACGGCAATACGGCCGATGATTTGATGCAGGATTTTTCACTTCCGTCTTCATCCTTCGATACCCACGTTTCACAGCAAGTAATCACCTCTATGATTGAGTATCAGGGGAATATCTATTTTTGGGTAGAGTCCGCACGCCACAGTATGCTCCTTGAAGATCGGAGTATTGAGCCGTATCATCCGGTGAATCTTATTTCGGCATACGGAACGCTGATGATGATTCTGCTCACCTCTTTTGCCCTGATTATCTACCGACTGCGTCCGCTGCGCCATTTGCGCAAACAGATCGCCCGTTTCGGAGAAGGGGATATGGGGGTACGATTTCGTATCAGCGGGTCGGATGAAATCGCTTTGATCGCCAATGAACTCGACTCGACCCAAAACAAGATTCGTGCCCTCATCGAAGCGCGTACCCTATTTTTACGTAATATTATGCATGAGCTTAAAACGCCGATTGCCAAAGGGAGAATCGTCGCGACAATGCTCAGTGATGAGAAACAGCGCGGACGGTTTGAGGGAATTTTTGAGCGGCTAGAGTCACTCATCGGCGAGTTTGCCCTGATCGAAGAGATCGCTTCGGGGAATCAGCATCATCAAAAAAGCGAGTATCGGCTTATCGATATTATCGACGGTGCGATCGATTTGGCAATGGTGGAGTATGATGCCGTTGAGAGGAACATCGATGCATCGATCAAAGTAGAGGTGGATTACCGCCTTTTTGTAACGGCGGCGAAAAATCTGATTGATAACGCGATTAAATACTCCCCCGAAAAAAAGATGCGCATTTGGACGGAAGAGGGGGAGATCATTTTTGCCAATACGGGCGAAGTGCTCAAACATCCTCTGGGCTATTATATCGAGCCGTTTACCAAAGAAGCTCCGACGAAGGACAGTTTCGGGCTGGGGCTTTATATCGTCGATGCGATTTTAAAAGAGCACGACTATATTTTGGCGTATGAGCGGCGCGGTGAATACAACTGTTTTATTTGCGTACCGGCAAAAATCAAAAGGAGATAG
- the surE gene encoding 5'/3'-nucleotidase SurE, with product MKKILITNDDGYESEGLLALIEALDGLGQITVVAPSTEKSACGHSLTLTRPLSFICVGDDFYKLDDGTPSDCVYLALHSMFDDQKPDLLISGINKGSNMGEDITYSGTAAAAMEAVLHSVPAIAVSQVMDFTQPIGDFALAKKAIRHLAEKILTGDFPLNEREFLNVNIPYDVDELEFAVTYAGYRYYANDAHLHRNPRGLEYYWLGLHPLEFKPREKRSALCDFEAIEAGKVSLTPIKLDMSAYKSMQQLREWL from the coding sequence ATGAAAAAAATTTTGATTACCAACGATGACGGATATGAATCCGAAGGGCTGCTAGCCCTCATCGAAGCACTGGACGGTTTGGGGCAGATCACGGTTGTCGCCCCATCGACTGAGAAATCGGCATGCGGGCATTCGCTGACGTTGACCCGTCCTCTTAGCTTTATCTGTGTAGGGGACGATTTTTACAAACTGGATGACGGAACGCCTAGCGATTGCGTCTATCTGGCGCTTCATTCGATGTTCGACGATCAAAAGCCCGATTTGCTGATCAGCGGGATCAATAAAGGCTCGAACATGGGAGAGGACATTACCTACTCGGGTACGGCGGCGGCGGCGATGGAAGCGGTACTTCACAGTGTTCCGGCGATCGCCGTCTCTCAGGTGATGGATTTTACACAGCCGATCGGCGATTTTGCATTGGCTAAAAAAGCGATCCGCCATCTTGCCGAAAAGATTTTGACGGGAGATTTTCCGCTGAACGAACGGGAATTTTTGAACGTCAATATCCCTTATGATGTAGACGAGTTGGAGTTCGCGGTGACGTATGCAGGATATCGCTATTATGCTAATGATGCGCACCTGCACCGTAACCCGAGAGGGCTGGAATATTATTGGCTCGGACTCCACCCGCTGGAATTCAAACCGCGTGAGAAACGGAGCGCTTTGTGCGATTTCGAAGCGATTGAGGCGGGGAAAGTGTCGTTGACACCGATCAAACTCGATATGAGTGCGTACAAATCGATGCAGCAGCTGCGGGAGTGGCTGTGA
- a CDS encoding tRNA threonylcarbamoyladenosine dehydratase gives MRHTRTRLVFGEENFEKFHNAKILMLGVGGVGSFCLDCLYRSGVRDITIVDFDRYDLTNQNRQMHSESHEGELKVEALKTHYPEVIAMAEKITPEWVETFDFEPYDLILDAIDDTRAKLALIQKCYPKLISSVGSAKRLDPTKIEVRSFWKIEGDPFASKLRNELRKRKFKGDFSCICSSELPRIKEKGSFVAVTGAFGLAMCSLALRRISLLK, from the coding sequence GTGAGACATACCCGCACCCGCCTCGTGTTCGGCGAAGAGAATTTTGAGAAGTTTCATAATGCCAAAATCCTCATGCTCGGTGTCGGAGGGGTAGGGAGTTTTTGTCTCGACTGCCTTTACCGCTCCGGCGTCCGTGACATTACGATCGTCGATTTTGACCGCTACGATCTCACCAACCAAAACCGCCAAATGCACTCCGAATCTCATGAGGGGGAACTCAAAGTCGAAGCACTCAAAACCCACTATCCCGAAGTGATCGCTATGGCGGAAAAAATTACCCCCGAATGGGTCGAAACGTTTGATTTTGAGCCGTATGATCTGATCCTCGATGCAATCGACGATACGCGTGCTAAACTTGCCCTTATCCAAAAATGTTATCCGAAGCTTATCTCCTCGGTCGGTTCCGCCAAACGGCTTGATCCTACGAAAATAGAAGTACGTTCTTTTTGGAAAATCGAAGGAGACCCTTTTGCCTCAAAACTTCGAAACGAGCTGCGCAAACGTAAGTTTAAGGGCGATTTCAGCTGCATCTGCTCATCCGAGCTTCCGAGGATAAAAGAAAAAGGGAGCTTTGTGGCCGTAACGGGAGCATTCGGACTGGCGATGTGTTCATTGGCGTTACGGAGAATCAGTTTATTAAAGTAG
- the greA gene encoding transcription elongation factor GreA, which produces MEQKEPMTKYGFQRLSDELNTLKNIDLPAVNVEIDRAKEYGDLKENSEYHAAREKQAFIGSRIAELGEVISRAQIVDPSELEHARVSFGSTVVLCDLESDEEVTYTIVGGCESNPDRGLISFNSPLAKQLLGRQEGDELNAKLPGGTKNFEVLEVKYQEIVFESH; this is translated from the coding sequence GTGGAACAAAAAGAACCTATGACCAAATACGGGTTTCAACGTCTCAGCGATGAGTTGAATACCCTAAAAAATATCGATTTGCCGGCTGTCAATGTCGAAATCGACCGTGCCAAAGAGTACGGAGACCTAAAAGAAAATTCCGAATACCATGCGGCACGCGAAAAGCAGGCATTTATCGGATCTCGAATCGCAGAACTCGGTGAAGTGATTTCTCGAGCTCAGATCGTAGACCCGAGTGAACTCGAACATGCCCGTGTCAGTTTTGGCTCTACGGTGGTGCTGTGTGATTTGGAGAGCGATGAAGAGGTTACCTATACGATCGTCGGAGGGTGCGAAAGCAATCCTGACCGCGGACTGATCTCATTTAACTCTCCTCTGGCAAAACAGCTTTTAGGACGTCAGGAAGGGGATGAATTGAACGCAAAACTCCCCGGCGGTACCAAAAATTTTGAAGTGCTCGAAGTGAAATATCAGGAGATCGTGTTTGAAAGCCATTAA
- the argC gene encoding N-acetyl-gamma-glutamyl-phosphate reductase — protein sequence MKAINVGIIGVSGYTGLELVKMLISHPIFNLVYCANTEGATTVSDLHPALMGVCDLNVEKVDIERTAQLCELVFLALPHKTAMQTAKGLLAKGLKVVDLSADYRLSQENYEAFYCEHEDLDNLSHAVYSIPELHGKRAEGAKLIANPGCHVTATLMALAPFLDHIDLSQPIFVDSKTGVSGAGKSPSATVHYVSVNDNINCYNIIKHRHATEIEQHASALCDGSVKVTFVPSLVPMTRGMLACVYATLKDDCDPLALMEAFYNGKPFVRLRKAPPHTKMTSGTNFADVYATRHGNALVAMCAIDNLMRGASSQALANANIMMGLDETLGIPRIAYVP from the coding sequence TTGAAAGCCATTAATGTCGGCATTATCGGAGTCAGCGGCTATACGGGTTTAGAACTCGTAAAAATGCTCATTTCCCATCCGATTTTCAATCTCGTTTATTGTGCCAATACCGAAGGTGCGACAACAGTGTCCGACCTGCATCCCGCCCTCATGGGCGTATGCGATTTGAATGTCGAAAAAGTCGATATTGAGCGTACGGCACAGCTGTGTGAGCTGGTATTTTTGGCGCTTCCGCATAAAACGGCGATGCAGACGGCCAAAGGGTTATTGGCTAAAGGGCTCAAAGTGGTCGATCTCTCCGCCGACTACCGTTTGAGTCAGGAGAATTACGAAGCGTTTTATTGCGAACACGAAGATTTGGACAATCTCTCCCATGCAGTCTATTCGATCCCTGAACTTCACGGCAAGCGTGCAGAGGGGGCGAAACTGATCGCCAATCCGGGATGCCATGTCACCGCGACATTGATGGCATTGGCTCCGTTTTTGGATCATATCGATTTATCTCAGCCGATATTCGTCGATTCGAAAACCGGGGTGTCGGGTGCGGGAAAATCACCGAGTGCGACGGTTCATTACGTGAGTGTCAACGACAATATAAACTGCTATAACATTATCAAGCACCGCCATGCGACCGAGATTGAACAACACGCTTCGGCACTTTGCGACGGCTCGGTAAAAGTGACGTTCGTCCCCTCACTTGTCCCGATGACGCGGGGAATGCTCGCGTGTGTCTATGCGACACTCAAAGACGATTGCGATCCGCTTGCTCTGATGGAGGCTTTTTACAACGGCAAACCTTTTGTCCGTCTCCGTAAAGCTCCTCCGCATACGAAAATGACGTCTGGAACGAATTTTGCCGACGTGTATGCAACCCGCCACGGCAATGCCCTCGTCGCAATGTGCGCTATCGACAATCTGATGCGCGGTGCGAGTTCGCAGGCATTGGCGAATGCCAATATTATGATGGGACTGGACGAAACGCTCGGAATCCCTCGCATCGCGTATGTCCCTTAA
- a CDS encoding methyl-accepting chemotaxis protein, which yields MTIKQQISVGIGSIIIMVVINAVIGTINTQNVKALIDQTAEESVPQAFLAADAKFQTSQIQQFVNDAALTQENDSINEAEKAYSALLEDIASFEKMFKEEGDTKGLNEVSGIKQDATDMLDAGKEMKKAYGRSDSEGDESMKRFDQLTAKVSDRIDALQDSQMNEAKGNLATVIAKAQSSSTMTIVLGILSVTIGLAAAYFTISIISRAVQTLNSRIRMMVTNKDLTQYILLEGKNELSEIADDINDLTRTLRETFATAQNAAVENVSVSAELSTTSLSIGKQAEHASGIVEETTANANLIKMEMNSALSRTTQVTEMAVNARNNLESAQRSLRETIESLNETVEIENGMNERLNALTQEADQVKNVLTVISDIAEQTNLLALNAAIEAARAGEHGRGFAVVADEVRKLAERTQKSLVESNATVNVIVQSIMDMSEQMNRNAKQMEKLSTSALNVEAQTNMAVNTLIETVGGMNDVAQKAKVNTERNDMIIDEINKIQVMSTSNARSVEEIASAAEHLHKVSENMSAQISAFKI from the coding sequence ATGACCATAAAGCAACAAATCAGTGTCGGTATCGGCTCCATCATTATAATGGTGGTAATCAATGCGGTTATAGGTACTATAAACACTCAAAATGTAAAAGCTCTTATCGATCAAACAGCGGAGGAATCGGTCCCCCAGGCCTTTTTGGCAGCGGACGCAAAATTCCAGACATCCCAAATCCAGCAGTTTGTCAATGATGCGGCTTTGACTCAGGAGAATGACTCTATAAACGAGGCGGAAAAGGCGTATTCAGCTCTTTTGGAGGATATTGCTTCATTTGAAAAAATGTTTAAAGAAGAGGGCGATACCAAAGGGTTGAACGAGGTCAGCGGAATTAAACAGGATGCGACCGATATGCTCGATGCGGGCAAAGAGATGAAAAAAGCTTACGGGCGCAGCGATTCCGAGGGTGATGAGTCAATGAAAAGATTCGATCAACTCACAGCGAAGGTGTCCGATCGGATTGACGCACTTCAGGATTCACAGATGAATGAAGCCAAAGGGAACCTTGCTACGGTCATTGCCAAAGCCCAATCTTCTTCTACGATGACGATCGTTTTAGGGATTTTGTCGGTTACGATCGGATTGGCAGCCGCGTATTTTACGATTTCCATCATTAGCCGTGCAGTACAGACTTTAAACAGCCGCATCCGAATGATGGTCACCAACAAAGATCTCACCCAATATATTCTCCTTGAGGGGAAAAATGAGCTGAGCGAAATCGCCGATGACATAAATGATTTGACACGTACTTTAAGAGAGACATTTGCAACGGCTCAAAATGCGGCGGTTGAGAATGTATCGGTATCGGCCGAACTTTCCACTACCTCATTGTCGATCGGAAAGCAGGCCGAACATGCGTCCGGCATCGTCGAAGAGACAACCGCAAATGCCAATCTGATTAAAATGGAAATGAATTCGGCGCTTTCCCGCACGACTCAGGTAACGGAAATGGCGGTCAATGCGAGAAATAACCTTGAGTCGGCTCAGCGTTCGTTGCGTGAAACCATTGAATCGCTCAACGAAACGGTCGAGATAGAAAACGGTATGAATGAGCGTTTAAATGCACTGACCCAGGAAGCCGATCAGGTTAAGAACGTACTTACCGTCATATCCGATATCGCAGAACAAACCAATCTGCTTGCCCTTAATGCGGCTATCGAAGCGGCACGTGCGGGAGAACACGGACGCGGATTTGCCGTTGTTGCCGATGAAGTGCGAAAACTGGCGGAGAGAACCCAAAAAAGTCTTGTAGAATCGAATGCTACCGTAAACGTAATTGTTCAGTCCATTATGGATATGTCAGAGCAGATGAACCGTAATGCCAAGCAGATGGAGAAACTCTCAACATCAGCCTTGAATGTTGAAGCACAAACAAATATGGCGGTAAATACGTTGATCGAAACCGTAGGCGGTATGAACGATGTTGCCCAAAAAGCGAAAGTCAATACCGAACGAAACGATATGATTATTGATGAAATCAATAAAATCCAAGTGATGTCCACCTCCAATGCCAGAAGTGTTGAAGAGATAGCGTCTGCGGCTGAACATTTGCACAAGGTTTCAGAAAATATGTCTGCGCAAATTTCTGCTTTTAAAATTTAA
- a CDS encoding UDP-2,3-diacylglucosamine diphosphatase, which translates to MSLKTLQEGAILIADAHCAPWRTSFIDFLHALESDKIVTPQLILMGDIFDMLYGPIQRSYRYSTEGIDLLNRLGKKIEIIYLEGNHDFLLTDLFPGITVIRREEQPIVMDYEGKKVALSHGDSSMGWGYELYTALIRNPLLLAFLRMLDTLGGGFIVSWLEEQMKRKSHCRNIDDFERLTEQRLSGFKSGSADVLIEGHFHQNRSIKFPQFDYINVGAFACNERYFTVQSNQNKTLLRECSFS; encoded by the coding sequence ATGTCCCTTAAAACGCTTCAAGAGGGGGCGATTCTCATCGCAGATGCCCACTGTGCCCCGTGGCGCACCTCATTCATCGATTTTCTTCATGCCCTCGAATCAGACAAGATAGTGACCCCTCAGCTCATTTTGATGGGGGATATCTTCGATATGCTTTACGGCCCGATACAAAGATCGTATCGCTACAGTACCGAAGGGATCGATCTGCTAAACCGCCTCGGCAAAAAAATTGAGATTATCTATTTAGAGGGAAACCACGATTTCCTCCTCACTGATTTATTCCCGGGTATTACCGTCATCCGTCGAGAAGAGCAGCCTATTGTCATGGATTATGAGGGGAAGAAAGTTGCTTTATCACACGGCGACAGCAGTATGGGATGGGGATATGAACTCTATACGGCGCTGATCCGAAATCCTTTGCTGTTAGCTTTTTTGCGTATGCTGGATACTCTGGGTGGAGGCTTTATCGTAAGTTGGCTGGAAGAGCAGATGAAACGAAAATCGCATTGCCGGAATATTGACGATTTTGAACGTTTGACAGAGCAGCGCCTGAGCGGGTTTAAAAGCGGCTCGGCTGATGTTTTAATCGAGGGTCATTTCCACCAGAACCGAAGCATAAAATTCCCTCAATTTGATTACATTAACGTCGGTGCTTTTGCTTGCAATGAAAGATACTTTACTGTACAATCAAATCAAAATAAGACGTTACTGCGTGAATGCAGTTTTTCGTAA
- a CDS encoding GGDEF domain-containing protein encodes MEPLHPLYHHYLEVLDVAFQPIVDIHSGITFGVEALLRGTDTLGYESIFSFFDRLYEENILYTFDVQLRKKVIEKFCLIEGHEKLKLFYNLDNRVLEMTDFSKGNTHRLLKRHNLDPKSIVFELSEHNEILNLDHFTKLMHHYGDEGFCIAIDDFGIGQSGYKLLYHCTPNIIKIDRFFLSEIDKDPKKKLLVRNMVQLATLLGCRVIAEGVETERELMVCKEIGCHMVQGYFIQRPSVDCTLIAEKYLTNMVAFKGEKRALSNQKIILKRLEPLKSIMIHDSMETLLDLLNEKGTYLVPVLDAAMHPVGIIHEHQLKAIACSPYGRSLTQNRSSNLSALETYIEPIPVVDLTMPLETMIELFSLSQTAPGVLIVESSRYIGYLSAREMIEVVHERNLIRARDENPLTRLPGNFRINEYIANVIESGTDAVLVYFDFDHFKPYNDYYGFRNGDRVILLFAELMHKVLCADYFKGHIGGDDFFVGAVLDESHTFEKICGEVETLIATFSDEVRAFYEPADRERGCIVAEDRDGNSREFKLLGVSSVVIRMGSHSGITSSEHLQRTFAMEKKNAKKSPNHMSIIGS; translated from the coding sequence ATGGAACCGTTGCACCCCCTCTATCATCATTATCTTGAAGTCTTGGATGTGGCATTTCAACCCATCGTTGATATCCATTCGGGCATCACTTTCGGTGTAGAAGCATTACTTCGCGGAACCGATACGCTGGGGTATGAAAGTATTTTTTCCTTTTTTGACCGTTTGTACGAAGAAAACATCCTGTATACGTTCGATGTACAGCTTCGTAAAAAAGTGATTGAAAAATTCTGTTTGATCGAAGGGCATGAGAAACTCAAACTTTTTTACAATCTTGATAATCGTGTATTGGAGATGACTGACTTTTCCAAAGGGAATACCCATCGCCTGCTTAAACGCCATAATCTTGATCCCAAATCGATCGTTTTTGAACTCTCCGAACACAATGAAATTCTAAATTTGGACCATTTTACCAAATTGATGCACCATTACGGCGATGAGGGATTTTGTATCGCGATTGATGATTTCGGGATCGGTCAATCAGGGTATAAACTTCTGTATCACTGCACTCCGAACATCATAAAGATCGACCGTTTCTTTTTAAGCGAAATCGATAAAGATCCGAAAAAAAAGCTGCTGGTCCGCAATATGGTACAACTTGCAACTCTGCTCGGATGCCGGGTGATTGCCGAGGGAGTAGAGACCGAACGGGAACTTATGGTGTGCAAAGAGATCGGATGTCACATGGTGCAAGGCTATTTTATTCAACGCCCGAGTGTTGATTGTACATTGATCGCTGAAAAATATTTAACGAACATGGTTGCTTTTAAAGGCGAAAAACGCGCGCTAAGCAATCAAAAAATTATATTGAAACGGCTTGAACCGCTCAAATCGATTATGATTCACGATTCGATGGAGACGTTACTGGATCTATTGAATGAAAAGGGTACCTATCTGGTTCCAGTGTTGGACGCCGCTATGCATCCGGTCGGGATTATTCATGAACATCAGCTCAAAGCGATTGCCTGTTCTCCCTACGGGCGCTCTTTAACCCAAAACCGCTCTTCCAACCTCTCCGCACTTGAAACCTATATCGAACCGATTCCCGTAGTTGATTTGACGATGCCTCTGGAGACGATGATTGAACTGTTTTCCCTTTCTCAGACCGCTCCGGGGGTTTTAATCGTCGAGTCTTCCCGTTACATCGGGTATCTGAGCGCACGGGAGATGATCGAGGTGGTGCATGAACGCAATCTGATCCGTGCACGTGACGAAAATCCTCTGACACGCCTTCCCGGAAATTTCAGGATTAACGAATATATTGCCAATGTAATCGAAAGCGGCACGGATGCCGTATTGGTTTATTTCGATTTTGACCATTTCAAACCCTATAACGATTATTACGGCTTTCGAAACGGGGATCGGGTCATTTTGCTTTTTGCCGAGTTAATGCATAAAGTATTGTGTGCCGATTATTTCAAAGGTCACATCGGCGGAGATGACTTTTTTGTAGGTGCCGTTTTGGATGAGTCGCACACGTTTGAAAAAATATGCGGCGAAGTCGAAACGTTGATCGCAACCTTCAGCGATGAGGTGAGAGCTTTTTACGAGCCGGCCGATCGTGAACGCGGATGTATCGTCGCGGAAGATCGTGACGGCAATAGCCGTGAATTTAAACTTTTAGGGGTAAGCTCCGTGGTTATCCGAATGGGAAGCCATTCGGGGATCACGTCAAGCGAGCATCTTCAGCGGACGTTTGCCATGGAAAAGAAAAACGCAAAAAAATCTCCCAATCATATGAGCATCATCGGTTCTTAG
- a CDS encoding chemotaxis protein, producing the protein MKGQGDILKVGSNEMELVDFRIFKREGDEVYEGIYGINVAKVREIIRFPKLTELPGTPPFIEGIFDLRGVVIPVVNLAKWMGVDAPDGVEKESRVIITEFNNILIGCVVHEAKRIRRINWKDIEPASFVSGDGGMDSSKITGVTRIEDDAVLLILDLESVVQELGLYQPASGKLEDGKYNFSGYVLLLDDSSTARRIIKEALEQMGFDVIEATDGENGMKILEDMYAKYGENISSKLRLIASDIEMPLMDGFHFAANVKADPRFKMIPIVFNSSISDYFSELRGKEAGGEAYLVKFDSNLFYDEVARVVRAHIQ; encoded by the coding sequence ATGAAGGGACAAGGTGATATTTTAAAAGTCGGCAGCAACGAAATGGAGCTCGTCGATTTTCGTATATTTAAACGCGAAGGCGATGAGGTATACGAAGGGATCTATGGGATCAACGTCGCCAAAGTACGTGAAATTATCCGATTTCCGAAATTGACGGAATTGCCGGGAACCCCGCCGTTTATCGAAGGGATATTCGATCTTCGCGGTGTCGTTATTCCGGTCGTCAATTTGGCCAAATGGATGGGTGTCGATGCACCGGACGGGGTCGAGAAAGAGTCTCGGGTCATTATTACCGAATTTAACAACATCCTGATCGGATGCGTCGTGCATGAAGCCAAACGTATCCGCCGTATCAACTGGAAAGATATCGAACCGGCATCCTTCGTATCCGGGGATGGCGGAATGGACAGCTCCAAGATTACAGGAGTTACCCGTATCGAAGACGATGCGGTTCTTTTGATTCTGGATTTGGAAAGCGTCGTTCAGGAACTCGGTTTGTATCAGCCTGCAAGCGGAAAGCTTGAAGACGGCAAATACAATTTCAGCGGTTATGTTCTTCTTCTCGATGACAGTTCTACGGCACGCCGTATTATCAAAGAGGCGCTGGAACAAATGGGCTTTGACGTCATCGAAGCGACAGACGGAGAAAACGGAATGAAAATTCTGGAAGATATGTACGCTAAATACGGTGAGAATATTTCCAGCAAGCTTCGCCTTATCGCTTCGGATATTGAAATGCCGTTGATGGACGGATTCCATTTTGCCGCCAACGTGAAAGCGGATCCGCGATTTAAAATGATACCGATCGTCTTCAATTCGTCTATCAGCGATTATTTTAGCGAACTTCGCGGCAAAGAGGCAGGCGGAGAAGCGTATCTGGTCAAATTTGATTCAAATTTATTTTACGATGAAGTAGCACGTGTCGTTCGTGCACATATTCAATAG